TCAGCTCGCCGCTGGGCAGGCGGCCGTGGATCTCGGCCATCAGCGTCGGCATGTCGACGCCCAGCGGGCCCGGGTCGAAGCCGGGCGCCGCGATGTCGGTGAACTCGATCCGCTCCCGCTTGTCCCAGCGGCGGAGCATGGCGATCTCCCGCTGGCAGAGCGGGCAGTCGCCGTCGTAGAAGACCTCGATCTCGCGGGGCGGGGGGGCGTTCATGGGGAGAGATAGTCGGTTGGGGGAACTGCTAAGACCTTAGCGATGACCCTCCGAATGACCAGCCGCGGCGTACGATCGGCCTGGTAGCTGGTTGCGGTTGAGTTCGCTGCGTTGTGGCGCCTTCGCATCCGCGCGGCTTGAGTTTCGAGAAGAGTAGATTTTGGCTAGCGGGAACCGGCGGGATTGGTCCGCGTGAGTACGGGAACTTCTGATCCTCACGGACGCGTGCCATTCTTGGTTGGGCCGAAGTGTTCGGCCACGAGCGCTTTGGCGTGGGCCCACCAATCGGGCGAGCCGCGCTCGATGACCGGGCCGTAGCGGGTGTGGACCTGGTCCTGGGTCACGTGGTTCTCGTTCCAGGTGCCGCCGGCGTTCGTGGTGTTAAGGA
This portion of the Posidoniimonas corsicana genome encodes:
- a CDS encoding thiol-disulfide oxidoreductase DCC family protein; the encoded protein is MNAPPPREIEVFYDGDCPLCQREIAMLRRWDKRERIEFTDIAAPGFDPGPLGVDMPTLMAEIHGRLPSGELIRGVEVFRRLYSATGWGLLVAPTRLPVVRGLLDMAYRFFARRRLWLTGRCDDGACSRG